The Devosia sp. MC521 genome segment AGCATGGCGGCGATAGCGCGCTGATCGAGCTCTAGCAGCAGGTCGCGAATATAAATGCGATCCCGGTCAACGCGCCCGGCAATCTGGCCCAGCTTGGCTGAAAGACTAAACGTTTCATCGTCGCCGCTTATCGCGGTCTCTTTTGTCGACATAAAATTCCCCCTCTCGGCAAAGGCGCGCCACCGACCATCGGTCGGCAGCGCCCCTCAGCTTTACTCGTCTTGTTGGCCTGTCAGGCTGAGCAGCAGCTGGAAGATATTGATGAAGCTCAGATAGAGCGACAGTGCGCCCATAACGGCGAGCTTCTGGTTGCCTTCAGCACCATTGTGCTCTGCGTACTGATCCTTGATCGACTGTGTGTCCCAAGCGGTCAGGCCGAGGAACACCAGAATGCCGATGATCGAGACCGCGAACTGCAGAACGCTGGAGCCGAGGAAGATATTGACGATCGAGGCAATAACGACGCCGATCAGGCCCATGATCAGGAACGAGCCAAACTTGGCGAGGTTCGCTTTGGTCGTATAACCGTAAAGGCTCATCACGCCGAACATTGCAGCGGAGATGAAGAACGTACGGGCGATGCTCGACCCGGTAAAGTTCAGGAAGATGGAGGCCATCGACAGGCCCATCACCGCACAGAATGCCCAGAACATGCCTTGCGCTGCAGCAGCGGAGAGGCTGTTGATCTTGAACGAGAAGAACATCACGAACGCCAGCGGCGCGAACATGACAACCCACTTCAATGGCGAGGAGAAGATCGGCACGTAGAGGGCTGGTGTCGAGCCGACGAAGAAGGCTACGAGGCCGGTGATGACCAGGCCAAGGCCCATGTAGTTGTAGACGCGCAGCATATGCTGGCGCAGGCCTTCGTCGTAGACGGCGGTGTTCTGCGAAGCGGTGGCCGAATTACCCCATCGCATGTTGGGCTGGGATGACATCTGTCTCGTCTCCATTAGTATAAGGTGTCAGCGAGCATGTGCGCTGCGTTCAGTATTTCTGTTTCATCGCTGGCGCCGACGAGCGCATAGGCGATTTCCCCGATTTGCCAGTGCGCGAGAACAGCATTGCCCTCGCTGATAGCGGTGGGGTTGTGCGCAGCGAAGTCGCCGGGGCGCGCTGCGAATATGGAAACCCGTCCCAAATCTGATGCACTGAGGGACATCTCGACACTGGGGCCAAACCGGGACGGATAAACCTGTACGTCTTCGACGGTCCAGCTCTCGGGCAGGGTCGGCAT includes the following:
- a CDS encoding Bax inhibitor-1/YccA family protein, with the translated sequence MSSQPNMRWGNSATASQNTAVYDEGLRQHMLRVYNYMGLGLVITGLVAFFVGSTPALYVPIFSSPLKWVVMFAPLAFVMFFSFKINSLSAAAAQGMFWAFCAVMGLSMASIFLNFTGSSIARTFFISAAMFGVMSLYGYTTKANLAKFGSFLIMGLIGVVIASIVNIFLGSSVLQFAVSIIGILVFLGLTAWDTQSIKDQYAEHNGAEGNQKLAVMGALSLYLSFINIFQLLLSLTGQQDE